A genomic window from Punica granatum isolate Tunisia-2019 chromosome 2, ASM765513v2, whole genome shotgun sequence includes:
- the LOC116193917 gene encoding phytosulfokine receptor 1-like yields MAVLPRFHEQLDYPIDGWDGSASECCNRTGVICENSTDIPPRVVGLVLGNRRLGGGVDDSLTESTLCHNASYIETLDLSGNYFHREIPRDIANCSSLQRLFLDGNNLCGILLEGIFQLRHMGELHVQGNRLSWQLDDRINKLVHLVKLDLSYNLFSGKIPDSFSRLVNLEPFSAGSNQFSGPLPSSLASSPSLSLIYLGNNSLSGPISINCTEMINITYLDLHSNIFDGPIPEELSTCHGLIDLNLGLNRHPPNELPANFWNLKALKHLLLANVSLVNLSAALQTLQYCRNLTTLIINWNFWDEEIPQNPDLQFHSLKTLVIPNNRLRGSLPVWLSGCTNLQVLDLSWNQLSGPIPIWIGKLNHLFYLDLSLNNFTGELPERLAKLGNLMDLNFSSMVDPSSSFSVYVRIPERRSLKYNHVWNLPPTLDLSSNKLSGPILAGLGNLRGLHALKLNNNIFLGNIPVTLSGMENLELLDLSQNNLSGQIPLTLIELNFLSHFNVSFNRLSGEVPSGGQFTDALESPLRRE; encoded by the exons ATGGCTGTTCTTCCGAG GTTCCATGAACAACTGGACTATCCAATCGATGGTTGGGATGGTTCGGCGTCGGAGTGTTGTAATAGGACAGGTGTGATTTGCGAGAATTCGACGGATATCCCACCAAGGGTGGTTGGTCTAGTTCTCGGGAACAGAAGGCTTGGAGGAGGTGTTGATGATTCACTGACGG AATCTACCCTGTGCCATAATGCATCCTACATTGAGACTCTTGACCTTTCCGGTAACTACTTCCACAGAGAGATTCCTAGAGATATTGCCAACTGCTCATCTCTACAACGGCTGTTTCTTGATGGCAACAATCTGTGTGGGATCTTGCTGGAAGGCATTTTCCAGCTCCGGCATATGGGGGAACTTCATGTTCAAGGGAACAGGCTTTCTTGGCAACTTGATGACAGAATCAACAAGCTCGTACACCTTGTGAAATTGGATCTCTCTTATAATTTGTTTTCGGGGAAAATCCCGGATTCTTTCTCAAGACTAGTGAATCTTGAGCCCTTCTCTGCTGGCTCAAATCAATTTTCTGGTCCTTTGCCCAGTTCCCTGGCGAGCTCTCCATCCCTTTCACTTATCTATTTGGGTAATAACAGTCTGAGTGGTCCTATTAGCATCAACTGCACAGAAATGATTAACATCACTTATCTCGATCTGCACTCCAATATTTTTGACGGTCCAATTCCTGAAGAATTATCAACCTGCCATGGATTGATTGATCTGAATCTCGGCCTAAACAGGCACCCTCCAAACGAGCTTCCTGCTAATTTCTGGAACCTCAAGGCATTAAAGCATCTTCTACTTGCAAATGTGAGCCTCGTGAATTTGTCTGCAGCACTTCAGACCCTACAATATTGCAGAAACTTGACTACACTGATTATAAATTGGAATTTTTGGGATGAAGAGATTCCTCAAAACCCGGACCTGCAGTTCCATAGCTTGAAGACATTAGTTATTCCGAATAATCGACTTAGGGGCTCTCTGCCCGTGTGGCTAAGTGGCTGCACAAACTTACAAGTGCTAGACCTATCATGGAATCAATTGAGCGGTCCAATTCCAATTTGGATTGGCAAACTCAATCACTTATTTTACTTGGACTTGTCACTTAATAATTTCACTGGAGAATTGCCGGAAAGATTAGCTAAGCTTGGAAACCTCATGGACCTCAACTTCTCCTCTATGGTGGACCCCTCATCGAGCTTTTCAGTTTATGTCAGGATACCAGAAAGAAGATCTTTAAAGTATAATCACGTATGGAATCTTCCGCCAACCTTGGACTTGAGCAGCAACAAGCTCAGTGGACCAATTCTTGCTGGTCTCGGAAATCTCAGGGGGCTTCATGCCTTGAAGCTCAACAACAATATCTTCTTGGGAAATATCCCCGTAACTCTATCGGGCATGGAGAACTTGGAGTTACTGGATTTGTCTCAGAACAACTTGTCAGGACAGATTCCACTAACTTTGATTGAGCTCAACTTCCTGTCCCACTTCAACGTCTCCTTTAATAGGCTCTCTGGTGAAGTTCCTTCAGGCGGGCAGTTCACCGACGCTCTCGAGTCCCCGCTTCGTAGGGAATAG
- the LOC116197248 gene encoding methylmalonate-semialdehyde dehydrogenase [acylating], mitochondrial-like isoform X3 yields the protein MDVQNSIDGTPQMLPPPPGTFIDREELIKYVGEFAVSQGYVVTIKQSKRDKVVVLGCDRGGVYRNRRKVTDESSGVENTRQRKTGSRLTNCPFEAVGKKEEGLWVLHIRTGTHNHEPLRNISEHPSARRLSENEIFLIKEMTEAGLKPRQILKRLRQTNPELRSTPKHVYNVKAKLRQGNTTVRNFKSLAPQTTAVENNFQAAVEQTRQRNSSRVPNLIGGRFVDSQSFASIDVVNPATEEVVSRVPLSIDEEFKAAAFAAKRALPSWRSTPITTRQRIIFKLQDLIRRDIDKLAMTITAEHGKVLKDAYDEVLRGLEVVENACGLAIVQMGQFTPNISKGIDSYSIREPLGVCAGICPFEFPAMIPLWMFPAAIACGNTFILKPSEQVPGASMMLAELAMEAGLPSGVLNIVHGNNDILNAICDHEDIKAISFVGPTPAGAFVHSRASAHRKRVQSNTGIKNLAVVMPDANMGATLNALVAAGFGGGGQKCAAISTVVFIGSLSPWEDKLLERARQIKVNAGTEEEAELGPVSSKQAKERICQLIQKSIESGARLVLDGRLVAVAGYNQGNFMGPTILSDVTVNMDCYKEEISGPVLLCMQADSVDEAINIINGNKYVSGASIFTISGLIARKFQSEVEVGQVGINAPISDPLPFTSSFGSRPTFTGDVNIDGKAGLIHFYTQMKRVTQQWIGIENTTADGGNSGP from the exons ATGGATGTCCAAAATTCTATTGATGGAACTCCACAAatgcttcctcctcctcccggGACTTTCATTGATCGGGAAGAACTCATCAAATATGTGGGTGAGTTTGCTGTGTCTCAGGGCTATGTAGTAACCATTAAGCAGTCTAAGAGGGACAAGGTGGTGGTCCTGGGTTGCGACAGAGGAGGAGTTTATCGCAACAGGCGGAAAGTTACTGATGAATCATCTGGGGTGGAGAATACCCGTCAAAGGAAGACGGGTTCCCGACTGACTAATTGCCCCTTTGAGGCTGTAGGCAAGAAGGAGGAGGGCTTGTGGGTCCTCCATATTAGGACTGGGACCCATAATCACGAACCACTAAGGAACATCTCCGAGCACCCTTCTGCCCGACGACTCTCAGAGAATgaaatttttcttataaaagaGATGACTGAGGCTGGACTAAAGCCTCGTCAGATATTGAAAAGGTTGCGTCAAACTAATCCAGAGTTGCGGTCTACTCCAAAGCATGTTTATAATGTTAAAGCGAAGCTTCGGCAAGGAAATACAACAG TGAGGAACTTCAAGTCATTAGCACCACAAACTACTGCAGtggaaaacaattttcaagcAGCTGTTGAGCAAACGAGGCAGCGAAATTCCTCG CGGGTGCCGAATCTCATTGGAGGAAGATTCGTTGATTCACAATCCTTTGCATCTATAGATGTTGTAAACCCT GCCACAGAAGAGGTTGTTTCTCGAGTTCCGCTGTCTATAGATGAGGAGTTCAAAGCTGCAGCATTTGCAGCAAAAAGAGCTCTCCCATCttggcgaagcacaccaatcACAACCCGTCAGCGTATTATCTTCAAGCTCCAGGATTTGATCCGAAGAGATATT GATAAGCTTGCGATGACGATTACAGCTGAACATGGAAAGGTGTTAAAGGATGCCTATGATGAGGTCCTGCGGGGGTTAG AGGTGGTAGAAAATGCCTGTGGATTGGCAATTGTACAAATGGGGCAATTCACTCCCAATATATCAAAAGGGATTGATTCTTACAGCATCAGAGAGCCTCTAGGTGTTTGTGCGGGTATTTGCCCTTTTGAATTTCCAGCAATGATTCCCTTATGG ATGTTTCCAGCTGCAATTGCATGTGGGAATACCTTCATTTTGAAGCCATCAGAACAAGTACCTG GGGCTTCTATGATGCTTGCTGAGCTAGCAATGGAAGCTGGTCTTCCTAGTGGTGTCCTAAATATTGTCCATGGCAACAAT GACATTCTCAATGCTATATGTGATCATGAAGATATCAAAGCCATTTCATTTGTAGGTCCAACTCCA GCCGGTGCATTTGTACACTCAAGAGCATCTGCTCACAGGAAACGCGTTCAG TCCAATACTGGCATAAAAAATCTCGCCGTTGTCATGCCTGATGCAAACATGGGTGCTACCCTGAATGCTTTAGTAGCTGCTGGGTTTGGTGGTGGGGGACAGAAGTGTGCCGCGATTAGCACGGTAGTCTTTATTGGTAGTTTGAGTCCATG GGAAGATAAACTCTTGGAGCGGGCTAGACAAATAAAAGTTAATGCTGGAACTGAGGAGGAAGCAGAACTTGGTCCAGTGAGTAGTAAACAG GCGAAGGAAAGGATCTGTCAATTGATCCAAAAGAGCATTGAAAGCGGTGCGAGACTTGTACTTGATGGAAGGCTAGTTGCA GTAGCAGGATACAATCAAGGCAACTTCATGGGTCCGACCATCCTATCTGACGTCACAGTGAACATGGACTGCTACAAG GAGGAAATTTCTGGCCCTGTTCTTCTCTGCATGCAG GCTGACAGCGTCGATGAGGCCATCAATATTATCAATGGGAATAA GTATGTCTCTGGAGCTTCGATATTCACTATATCAGGTTTAATTGCGAGGAAATTCCAGTCCGAGGTCGAAGTAGGACAG GTCGGAATAAATGCCCCAATCTCGGATCCTCTACCTTTCACTTCATCTTTTGGCTCTAGGCCCACGTTCACGGGTGATGTCAATATTGATG GGAAAGCTGGGCTGATCCACTTCTATACCCAGATGAAGAGAGTGACTCAACAATGGATCGGTATCGAGAACACTACCGCTGATGGAGGGAATTCGGGTCCTTAG
- the LOC116197248 gene encoding methylmalonate-semialdehyde dehydrogenase [acylating], mitochondrial-like isoform X1, with amino-acid sequence MDVQNSIDGTPQMLPPPPGTFIDREELIKYVGEFAVSQGYVVTIKQSKRDKVVVLGCDRGGVYRNRRKVTDESSGVENTRQRKTGSRLTNCPFEAVGKKEEGLWVLHIRTGTHNHEPLRNISEHPSARRLSENEIFLIKEMTEAGLKPRQILKRLRQTNPELRSTPKHVYNVKAKLRQGNTTVRNFKSLAPQTTAVENNFQAAVEQTRQRNSSRVPNLIGGRFVDSQSFASIDVVNPATEEVVSRVPLSIDEEFKAAAFAAKRALPSWRSTPITTRQRIIFKLQDLIRRDIDKLAMTITAEHGKVLKDAYDEVLRGLEVVENACGLAIVQMGQFTPNISKGIDSYSIREPLGVCAGICPFEFPAMIPLWMFPAAIACGNTFILKPSEQVPGASMMLAELAMEAGLPSGVLNIVHGNNDILNAICDHEDIKAISFVGPTPAGAFVHSRASAHRKRVQSNTGIKNLAVVMPDANMGATLNALVAAGFGGGGQKCAAISTVVFIGSLSPWEDKLLERARQIKVNAGTEEEAELGPVSSKQAKERICQLIQKSIESGARLVLDGRLVAVAGYNQGNFMGPTILSDVTVNMDCYKEEISGPVLLCMQVCNLNNDHSLDVFFVVMAITIQILLTTLHAQADSVDEAINIINGNKYVSGASIFTISGLIARKFQSEVEVGQVGINAPISDPLPFTSSFGSRPTFTGDVNIDGKAGLIHFYTQMKRVTQQWIGIENTTADGGNSGP; translated from the exons ATGGATGTCCAAAATTCTATTGATGGAACTCCACAAatgcttcctcctcctcccggGACTTTCATTGATCGGGAAGAACTCATCAAATATGTGGGTGAGTTTGCTGTGTCTCAGGGCTATGTAGTAACCATTAAGCAGTCTAAGAGGGACAAGGTGGTGGTCCTGGGTTGCGACAGAGGAGGAGTTTATCGCAACAGGCGGAAAGTTACTGATGAATCATCTGGGGTGGAGAATACCCGTCAAAGGAAGACGGGTTCCCGACTGACTAATTGCCCCTTTGAGGCTGTAGGCAAGAAGGAGGAGGGCTTGTGGGTCCTCCATATTAGGACTGGGACCCATAATCACGAACCACTAAGGAACATCTCCGAGCACCCTTCTGCCCGACGACTCTCAGAGAATgaaatttttcttataaaagaGATGACTGAGGCTGGACTAAAGCCTCGTCAGATATTGAAAAGGTTGCGTCAAACTAATCCAGAGTTGCGGTCTACTCCAAAGCATGTTTATAATGTTAAAGCGAAGCTTCGGCAAGGAAATACAACAG TGAGGAACTTCAAGTCATTAGCACCACAAACTACTGCAGtggaaaacaattttcaagcAGCTGTTGAGCAAACGAGGCAGCGAAATTCCTCG CGGGTGCCGAATCTCATTGGAGGAAGATTCGTTGATTCACAATCCTTTGCATCTATAGATGTTGTAAACCCT GCCACAGAAGAGGTTGTTTCTCGAGTTCCGCTGTCTATAGATGAGGAGTTCAAAGCTGCAGCATTTGCAGCAAAAAGAGCTCTCCCATCttggcgaagcacaccaatcACAACCCGTCAGCGTATTATCTTCAAGCTCCAGGATTTGATCCGAAGAGATATT GATAAGCTTGCGATGACGATTACAGCTGAACATGGAAAGGTGTTAAAGGATGCCTATGATGAGGTCCTGCGGGGGTTAG AGGTGGTAGAAAATGCCTGTGGATTGGCAATTGTACAAATGGGGCAATTCACTCCCAATATATCAAAAGGGATTGATTCTTACAGCATCAGAGAGCCTCTAGGTGTTTGTGCGGGTATTTGCCCTTTTGAATTTCCAGCAATGATTCCCTTATGG ATGTTTCCAGCTGCAATTGCATGTGGGAATACCTTCATTTTGAAGCCATCAGAACAAGTACCTG GGGCTTCTATGATGCTTGCTGAGCTAGCAATGGAAGCTGGTCTTCCTAGTGGTGTCCTAAATATTGTCCATGGCAACAAT GACATTCTCAATGCTATATGTGATCATGAAGATATCAAAGCCATTTCATTTGTAGGTCCAACTCCA GCCGGTGCATTTGTACACTCAAGAGCATCTGCTCACAGGAAACGCGTTCAG TCCAATACTGGCATAAAAAATCTCGCCGTTGTCATGCCTGATGCAAACATGGGTGCTACCCTGAATGCTTTAGTAGCTGCTGGGTTTGGTGGTGGGGGACAGAAGTGTGCCGCGATTAGCACGGTAGTCTTTATTGGTAGTTTGAGTCCATG GGAAGATAAACTCTTGGAGCGGGCTAGACAAATAAAAGTTAATGCTGGAACTGAGGAGGAAGCAGAACTTGGTCCAGTGAGTAGTAAACAG GCGAAGGAAAGGATCTGTCAATTGATCCAAAAGAGCATTGAAAGCGGTGCGAGACTTGTACTTGATGGAAGGCTAGTTGCA GTAGCAGGATACAATCAAGGCAACTTCATGGGTCCGACCATCCTATCTGACGTCACAGTGAACATGGACTGCTACAAG GAGGAAATTTCTGGCCCTGTTCTTCTCTGCATGCAGGTTTGCAATCTCAACAATGACCATTCATTGGATGTTTTCTTTGTCGTGATGGCTATTACTATACAGATTCTGTTGACAACTCTTCATGCACAGGCTGACAGCGTCGATGAGGCCATCAATATTATCAATGGGAATAA GTATGTCTCTGGAGCTTCGATATTCACTATATCAGGTTTAATTGCGAGGAAATTCCAGTCCGAGGTCGAAGTAGGACAG GTCGGAATAAATGCCCCAATCTCGGATCCTCTACCTTTCACTTCATCTTTTGGCTCTAGGCCCACGTTCACGGGTGATGTCAATATTGATG GGAAAGCTGGGCTGATCCACTTCTATACCCAGATGAAGAGAGTGACTCAACAATGGATCGGTATCGAGAACACTACCGCTGATGGAGGGAATTCGGGTCCTTAG
- the LOC116197248 gene encoding methylmalonate-semialdehyde dehydrogenase [acylating], mitochondrial-like isoform X2 — MDVQNSIDGTPQMLPPPPGTFIDREELIKYVGEFAVSQGYVVTIKQSKRDKVVVLGCDRGGVYRNRRKVTDESSGVENTRQRKTGSRLTNCPFEAVGKKEEGLWVLHIRTGTHNHEPLRNISEHPSARRLSENEIFLIKEMTEAGLKPRQILKRLRQTNPELRSTPKHVYNVKAKLRQGNTTVRNFKSLAPQTTAVENNFQAAVEQTRQRNSSRVPNLIGGRFVDSQSFASIDVVNPATEEVVSRVPLSIDEEFKAAAFAAKRALPSWRSTPITTRQRIIFKLQDLIRRDIDKLAMTITAEHGKVLKDAYDEVLRGLEVVENACGLAIVQMGQFTPNISKGIDSYSIREPLGVCAGICPFEFPAMIPLWMFPAAIACGNTFILKPSEQVPGASMMLAELAMEAGLPSGVLNIVHGNNDILNAICDHEDIKAISFVGPTPAGAFVHSRASAHRKRVQSNTGIKNLAVVMPDANMGATLNALVAAGFGGGGQKCAAISTVVFIGSLSPWEDKLLERARQIKVNAGTEEEAELGPVSSKQAKERICQLIQKSIESGARLVLDGRLVAVAGYNQGNFMGPTILSDVTVNMDCYKEEISGPVLLCMQILLTTLHAQADSVDEAINIINGNKYVSGASIFTISGLIARKFQSEVEVGQVGINAPISDPLPFTSSFGSRPTFTGDVNIDGKAGLIHFYTQMKRVTQQWIGIENTTADGGNSGP; from the exons ATGGATGTCCAAAATTCTATTGATGGAACTCCACAAatgcttcctcctcctcccggGACTTTCATTGATCGGGAAGAACTCATCAAATATGTGGGTGAGTTTGCTGTGTCTCAGGGCTATGTAGTAACCATTAAGCAGTCTAAGAGGGACAAGGTGGTGGTCCTGGGTTGCGACAGAGGAGGAGTTTATCGCAACAGGCGGAAAGTTACTGATGAATCATCTGGGGTGGAGAATACCCGTCAAAGGAAGACGGGTTCCCGACTGACTAATTGCCCCTTTGAGGCTGTAGGCAAGAAGGAGGAGGGCTTGTGGGTCCTCCATATTAGGACTGGGACCCATAATCACGAACCACTAAGGAACATCTCCGAGCACCCTTCTGCCCGACGACTCTCAGAGAATgaaatttttcttataaaagaGATGACTGAGGCTGGACTAAAGCCTCGTCAGATATTGAAAAGGTTGCGTCAAACTAATCCAGAGTTGCGGTCTACTCCAAAGCATGTTTATAATGTTAAAGCGAAGCTTCGGCAAGGAAATACAACAG TGAGGAACTTCAAGTCATTAGCACCACAAACTACTGCAGtggaaaacaattttcaagcAGCTGTTGAGCAAACGAGGCAGCGAAATTCCTCG CGGGTGCCGAATCTCATTGGAGGAAGATTCGTTGATTCACAATCCTTTGCATCTATAGATGTTGTAAACCCT GCCACAGAAGAGGTTGTTTCTCGAGTTCCGCTGTCTATAGATGAGGAGTTCAAAGCTGCAGCATTTGCAGCAAAAAGAGCTCTCCCATCttggcgaagcacaccaatcACAACCCGTCAGCGTATTATCTTCAAGCTCCAGGATTTGATCCGAAGAGATATT GATAAGCTTGCGATGACGATTACAGCTGAACATGGAAAGGTGTTAAAGGATGCCTATGATGAGGTCCTGCGGGGGTTAG AGGTGGTAGAAAATGCCTGTGGATTGGCAATTGTACAAATGGGGCAATTCACTCCCAATATATCAAAAGGGATTGATTCTTACAGCATCAGAGAGCCTCTAGGTGTTTGTGCGGGTATTTGCCCTTTTGAATTTCCAGCAATGATTCCCTTATGG ATGTTTCCAGCTGCAATTGCATGTGGGAATACCTTCATTTTGAAGCCATCAGAACAAGTACCTG GGGCTTCTATGATGCTTGCTGAGCTAGCAATGGAAGCTGGTCTTCCTAGTGGTGTCCTAAATATTGTCCATGGCAACAAT GACATTCTCAATGCTATATGTGATCATGAAGATATCAAAGCCATTTCATTTGTAGGTCCAACTCCA GCCGGTGCATTTGTACACTCAAGAGCATCTGCTCACAGGAAACGCGTTCAG TCCAATACTGGCATAAAAAATCTCGCCGTTGTCATGCCTGATGCAAACATGGGTGCTACCCTGAATGCTTTAGTAGCTGCTGGGTTTGGTGGTGGGGGACAGAAGTGTGCCGCGATTAGCACGGTAGTCTTTATTGGTAGTTTGAGTCCATG GGAAGATAAACTCTTGGAGCGGGCTAGACAAATAAAAGTTAATGCTGGAACTGAGGAGGAAGCAGAACTTGGTCCAGTGAGTAGTAAACAG GCGAAGGAAAGGATCTGTCAATTGATCCAAAAGAGCATTGAAAGCGGTGCGAGACTTGTACTTGATGGAAGGCTAGTTGCA GTAGCAGGATACAATCAAGGCAACTTCATGGGTCCGACCATCCTATCTGACGTCACAGTGAACATGGACTGCTACAAG GAGGAAATTTCTGGCCCTGTTCTTCTCTGCATGCAG ATTCTGTTGACAACTCTTCATGCACAGGCTGACAGCGTCGATGAGGCCATCAATATTATCAATGGGAATAA GTATGTCTCTGGAGCTTCGATATTCACTATATCAGGTTTAATTGCGAGGAAATTCCAGTCCGAGGTCGAAGTAGGACAG GTCGGAATAAATGCCCCAATCTCGGATCCTCTACCTTTCACTTCATCTTTTGGCTCTAGGCCCACGTTCACGGGTGATGTCAATATTGATG GGAAAGCTGGGCTGATCCACTTCTATACCCAGATGAAGAGAGTGACTCAACAATGGATCGGTATCGAGAACACTACCGCTGATGGAGGGAATTCGGGTCCTTAG
- the LOC116197478 gene encoding methylmalonate-semialdehyde dehydrogenase [acylating], mitochondrial encodes MPQLSSIQRLRALKALRPTMIRSAQHATAAQPYSTGRQPPRVPNLIGGAFVDSKSSSYIDVINPATQEVVSQVPLTTREEFKAAVSAAKDAFPSWRNTPVTTRQRVMLKLQELIRRDIDKLALNITTEQGKTLKDAQGDVFRGLEVVEHACGMATLQMGEYVSNVSSGIDTYSIREPLGVCAGICPFNFPAMIPLWMFPVAVTCGNTFVLKPSEKDPGASIILAELAMEAGLPKGVLNIVHGTTDTVNAICDDENIRAISFVGSNTAGMHIYGRAAAKGKRVQSNMGAKNHAVVLPDASMDATLNALVAAGFGAAGQRCMALSTVVFVGDSKLWEEKLVELAKSLKVNSGLEPDADLGPVISKQAKERICKLIQSGVDDGARLLLDGTDIVVPGYERGNFVGPTILTDVRADMECYKEEIFGPVLLCMHADSFDEAIKIVNRNKYGNGASLFTTSGIVARKFQNEIEAGQVGINVPIPVPLPFFSFTGSKASFAGDLNFYGKAGVHFFTQIKTITQQWKDSPGGTGVSLAMPTSQKS; translated from the exons ATGCCGCAGCTATCATCGATCCAGAGAT TGAGAGCTTTGAAGGCTCTGCGGCCTACCATGATTCGAAGCGCTCAGCACGCTACGGCTGCGCAGCCTTATTCCACGGGCCGCCAACCGCCG AGGGTTCCAAATCTTATAGGAGGTGCCTTTGTTGATTCGAAATCCTCGTCATACATCGATGTGATAAATCCG GCTACCCAAGAAGTTGTCTCCCAGGTTCCATTAACCACTAGGGAAGAATTCAAAGCTGCTGTGTCTGCGGCAAAAGATGCATTTCCATCTTGGCGTAACACACCAGTGACCACCCGTCAACGGGTTATGTTAAAACTGCAGGAGCTTATACGAAGAGACATC GATAAGCTGGCCTTAAATATTACGACGGAACAGGGAAAGACGCTAAAGGATGCACAAGGAGATGTGTTTCGCGGGCTAG AGGTGGTAGAACATGCATGTGGCATGGCAACCCTCCAAATGGGGGAGTATGTATCCAATGTCTCAAGTGGAATTGATACATACAGTATCAGAGAGCCACTTGGTGTTTGTGCTGGAATCTGTCCTTTTAACTTTCCAGCCATGATTCCCCTCTGG ATGTTTCCTGTGGCAGTTACATGTGGCAATACCTTCGTTCTAAAGCCATCCGAGAAAGATCCCG GGGCATCTATCATACTTGCAGAGTTAGCCATGGAGGCTGGACTGCCTAAGGGTGTACTTAATATTGTCCATGGAACTACG GATACTGTCAATGCTATTTGTGATGATGAAAACATTCGTGCTATATCATTTGTTGGTTCTAATACA GCTGGGATGCATATCTATGGAAGAGCTGCTGCTAAGGGTAAACGTGTCCAA TCCAATATGGGGGCAAAGAACCATGCTGTTGTCTTGCCTGATGCAAGTATGGATGCTACTTTAAATGCCTTAGTTGCCGCTGGGTTTGGTGCTGCTGGTCAGAGATGTATGGCTCTCAGCACCGTGGTTTTTGTTGGAGACTCAAAGTTGTG GGAAGAGAAACTGGTGGAACTTGCAAAATCACTGAAAGTAAATTCTGGATTGGAACCAGACGCAGACCTAGGCCCAGTTATTAGCAAGCAG GCAAAGGAACGTATTTGCAAACTGATACAATCAGGTGTTGATGATGGAGCAAGGCTTTTGCTTGACGGAACAGACATAGTG GTCCCTGGGTACGAGCGAGGTAACTTTGTTGGTCCCACCATCTTAACTGATGTCAGAGCTGACATGGAGTGCTACAAG GAGGAGATCTTTGGCCCAGTTCTTCTTTGCATGCAT GCCGACAGCTTTGATGAAGCTATCAAAATCGTAAACCGTAACAA GTATGGCAATGGAGCCTCTTTATTTACAACATCTGGTATAGTTGCGCGGAAATTTCAGAATGAAATTGAAGCCGGACAG GTCGGCATAAATGTACCAATACCAGTTCCTCTGCCATTCTTCTCGTTCACTGGTTCGAAGGCTTCATTTGCGGGTGACCTTAATTTCTATG GAAAAGCCGGGGTTCACTTCTTCACCCAAATCAAAACGATCACTCAGCAATGGAAGGATTCGCCCGGTGGAACTGGAGTTTCTCTGGCAATGCCGACCTCTCAAAAGTCGTAA